TGTCCGTGCGCGAACGCATGGGGACACGCTCAGATGGTCAAATCCGGGAAACAGGCGCGCCGGGCGGGGGCTCTGGCCGATTCGCCCAGTCACCTGATGCACCGCGCGCTGCAGCTGGCGCTGGACATCTATGCCGAGGAAATGGGGCCAAGCGGCCTGACCCAGCGCCAGTTCGCCGTGCTGGAGGCGGTTTCGGCGAAGTCGGGCCTGACCCAGACCGACCTCGTCCGGGCGACGGGCATCGATCGCTCGACCCTGGCCGATCTGGTCTCGCGCATGACCACAAAGGGGCTGCTGGAGCGGGAGCGTTCGACCCTGGACGCTCGCGCCAAGGCCGTCCGTCTGTCGCCGTCAGGAACCGAGGCGCTGGAGACCGCACGTCCCCGCGTCGTCGCCGCCGACAAACGCATCATGGCTCTGTTGCCCAAGAACAAGCGCGACGGCTTCCTTGAACTGCTGGGTGAGTTGGGGGCCGCGGCCGATGCCGCCCCCGAGCAGGCCAAGACCGAGGCC
The genomic region above belongs to Brevundimonas vitisensis and contains:
- a CDS encoding MarR family winged helix-turn-helix transcriptional regulator, which produces MVKSGKQARRAGALADSPSHLMHRALQLALDIYAEEMGPSGLTQRQFAVLEAVSAKSGLTQTDLVRATGIDRSTLADLVSRMTTKGLLERERSTLDARAKAVRLSPSGTEALETARPRVVAADKRIMALLPKNKRDGFLELLGELGAAADAAPEQAKTEAKALKKAQKEARKAEKAARKAEPKPEKAPKPPKAEKAPKPKKAKPAPVPEAEPVG